Part of the Nitrospirota bacterium genome is shown below.
AGATGTGCGGACTTGCTTAAAAGAAGGTTTCTTTTGACCTCTATGCCTTTTTCCCTGAGTCCTAAGATTTCCCTTAAAAGGTAGAAGGGGTCGACAACAGTGCCATTTCCAATGATGCAGAGCTTTCCTCTGTGCAGTATTCCCGATGGCACAAGATGAAGTATGAATTTTTCGTTTCCAATGACGACTGTGTGCCCTGCATTGTGGCCGCCCTGATAGCGTGCAACCACATCCGCCTTTTCCGTAAGAAAGTCAACTAACTTTCCCTTTCCCTCATCTCCCCACTGGGCACCAACTATAACTACCGTTGACATTAAAGGTAAACCTGCTTGACAGAGAGGATATTGGGAAGTCTTCTTATCTCTTCTAATTGCTCAGGGGTAACGGGGTTGTCTATGTTGACAACAGATATTGCCCTTCCGCCTACGGATTCCCTTCCAAAGTGCATCCTTGCTATGTTTATATTGTATTTCCCAAGCAGAGAGCCTATGTTTCCTATAACGCCTGGCTTGTCGTTATTGAACATGAAAAGCATGTTCCCTTCTGGGACAATCTCCACATGGAAGCCATCTATCCGAATTATTCGTGGGTCTTTTCTGCTAAATAGGGTGCCTGAGATGTAGGTTTCCCTTTCAGGGGCTTTTAGCCTTAGACAGAGCATACTCTGGTAGTCGCCTGCCTCTTTGCTTTTAGTCTCCTTGACCTCGATGCCACGGTCTTTTGCTATAAGTGGTGCATTGACAAAGTTCACTGTCTCCTCGAGGATAGGGGTAAGAATGCCTTTGAGTGCAGAAATCGTAATTGGTGCGGTGTTGAGCTCCATTGCCTCGCCCCTGTATTCTATTGTAACCTCTGTGATGCCTGCCTCGAATGTCTGTGAGGCAAAGCTTCCCATTTTCTCGGCAAGAAGAAGATAAGGCTGAAGCATTGGAATCTGCTCTTTTGGGATTGATGGGAAATTCACGGCATTTCTTATAATTCCGTGTATGAGATAGTCAACGACCTGCTCTGAGATGGCAAGGGCTACATTTTCCTGTGCCTCCTCTGTTGCGGCTCCAAGATGAGGGGTGCTGACAACATTTTCGAGGCTTACGAGGGAGTAGTCAACCAAAGGCTCTTTTTCAAAGACATCCACTGCGGCTCCAGCAACCTTGCCTGTTTTTAGGGCATCATACAGGTCTTTTTCATTAACTATTCCGCCCCTTGCACAGTTAATAATCATTATACCATCCTTCATCATCTTAATAGTCTCTTTATTTATAAGGTTTTTTGTCTCGGCTGTAAGAGGCGTGTGTATGGTAATGAAATCAGAGCGGCTGAAGACTTCTTCGATGCCTACCTTCTGAACCCCTATTGCCTTTGCCTTTTCCTCGCTAAGAAAAGGGTCAAAGGCTATTA
Proteins encoded:
- a CDS encoding phosphoglycerate dehydrogenase, with translation MKVLVSDKLSPRGIEILRRAGLEVDVKPGMTPEELKACVGQYHGLIIRSATKVTADVIEHAENLKVIGRAGSGLDNVDRTSASKKGIVVMNTPGGNTITTAEHTIALMFALARQIPQADALMKAHKWEKKKFIGVELFGKTLGIIGIGNIGGQVAKRAQALQMNVIAFDPFLSEEKAKAIGVQKVGIEEVFSRSDFITIHTPLTAETKNLINKETIKMMKDGIMIINCARGGIVNEKDLYDALKTGKVAGAAVDVFEKEPLVDYSLVSLENVVSTPHLGAATEEAQENVALAISEQVVDYLIHGIIRNAVNFPSIPKEQIPMLQPYLLLAEKMGSFASQTFEAGITEVTIEYRGEAMELNTAPITISALKGILTPILEETVNFVNAPLIAKDRGIEVKETKSKEAGDYQSMLCLRLKAPERETYISGTLFSRKDPRIIRIDGFHVEIVPEGNMLFMFNNDKPGVIGNIGSLLGKYNINIARMHFGRESVGGRAISVVNIDNPVTPEQLEEIRRLPNILSVKQVYL